A segment of the Trifolium pratense cultivar HEN17-A07 linkage group LG7, ARS_RC_1.1, whole genome shotgun sequence genome:
AAATTTTGCATTATAAAACATCTTATAAATGTGTGCACCTGTTGTATCAAAAACAATCTTTTGGACAGTGGCATAGATCAAAACAGTAAGTTTATTAGGATTTCCAGAAGCAAGCAATTCAGCAGCAGTGTGGCGGCGACCAAATCTGTCCAAAAGTGCACACAAGCAATTCCAAGGCAAAGCTTTGGTTCGTGTTTCTGTTACACTGCATACATACAGTTTTACAGTACTCAGTTGTTTATTATCTGAACTAGAGAATGGAGTAACTAATTAATTCAATATGTTCATATATGataggaaaaaaatatatattgatgcaaaaaatattgaataatgGTGCAGaaagaataaagaagaaaatagGAGATGAACTCCTCCCTCAAATGATGGCTTATATTGGAAGCTTTTATATGTTAGCTTTGTTGCAAAGTTATACTTGGATAAAATGAGAGGATTGTGTTAAGCGGTCAAAAGCCAACGTAAAACAATCTTTATGACATCGATCAAAGACTAGGGCTCGACAGTTAGGGAAAAACCTTTAATGTCTTAGCATCAGAACAAGGTTTGCTATGTCTTAGCATCAAGTAGCAAAGCTTTGGTTTGACAGTTCTGAATGCCCTTTTGGCTTATACGGTATTCTTTCCTCTATTGCATATGATACAGTCCGGAAACATTATTATGGACTGTCCTTAATAAGATTGTAACTAAAAAATCATAAGTGcgagaaaatattaaaaatcgaCTGAATAAATATTTAAGTTAGTGTCCAATATGTGTTGGTGTTGGACATTTTCTCAACACCAACACATGTGATTCAATTActtcaattttctcaaatttttaccTGTGTCAACATGTCAATGCTTCATAGTAGAATTGCTTATTTGGATTAAGAAGTAAATGATCATTTTAGTtctaaaaattgtaaaaaactaGTAATTTCTTCTCTTAAATTTACAAAATAGCAAGTTAGTCTCTTAATTTAAAGAATGtcaatcaatttagtccttaaacCAAAATATCtattaagtagacatccatcaAAACCAATGAGTGACCTGCAATTTGACTTGAATTCTTGCTATATCATGACAAAAATAGAACCTTTAAAATTCTGATGCTAAATTTAGGAAAAAGAACTAAAATGACTAAATTCGTATTCCTCAAATTTGAAGAACTAAATTGATCGACCCTTACAAGTATTGAttctttatttaattgttaCTTGCATGAGTATTACTATAGACTATTACATTTCTTCAGCTACTTGGACCAATATGTATTACTATCGACGGCACCGGCAACGGAGTGACGGATCGTATATATGAGTTACAAACTCTGTTTTGGGTATTTTAGAAAGGAAAAAGAATTCTTATTTACAATGAAGATGTTTTGATTTGCTGGCTACAATTGTTACAATATTAAGCAAAAACTTTTGTCTTCTATTTTTCTATCTTTTATAATTGAGCATCTGTGATGGTGAATAAGTGAGGATGATACCATATGAAAGTAGATTTTAATAGTACATTAATCGTCGTaaacaataaaatgatcaatttttcaaagaaattttgtttaaaattaatCAATTGAAATAGCAACCAAAATCTATTGGACTAATAACAGTGACCCaagacattttaaaaattaacttaaaactTTGTGTTTCATTTAATTTAAGAGGTAATAGTTAACCATTGTCTCTGTATATACCAGTTCGGTACAAGGTTTTGATATTGAAGAGAACATACTAGCATTGAGGATTTCAGGTTGAAGAACAGAGTATTTTTCTTCCATGGTTGTGGCAGTGAAGAAATTGAGCcgatgaagaagaaagatgacattcacattttttattttataagaataaAAGAAATAGTATGTGGCTTTTGAATGATAGTTAGATAAATTTATGACTGCAGCGACTGCACCAACTTATTGCCTGCGGTTAATTTGTATTcgtaaaagtgagttgaatagTTAAATTAAAGCTAAAACTCCAAATTCTGATTAAAAATAGCTTAAAATTCAAGATTCAAGATTCAAgttaaaatcaattctaaaGATAAACTTAGTTCTACTTCTACTTACTAGTACTATAAACATGCTCTTACTGCACGTAATGCTTGTACTACCCAAATTGTTTTAATCTATGTAAACGTAGAAAATAGGGACCTTGGTTCTTACTTAATTGCCTTCAAATAATATATGTTCTTCTTTTAATGTGGTCTTGTCTTCAACAACCGATACCCAACTTTCTGCAACTCTAGTAACTCTTCCTTTGGACAGCTCAACTAAAGTAAAGGCTCTTGTCGTACCTTTTGCCTCTGGTGAGGAAAGAGAACTTTCATCGTCTAAGCTTCTCTTGTTATCATCACCAAAACTTTTGACCCTTGGAACAATGGCCCCGTTCAAGTATATGGTGTTGTCGGTCCCAACGACAATCATTTTCCTAAATTCATTGCCATGCGCCAGCTCTTTGTGCATGTGGCCGAACACAACCAATGGAATAGATATCTGATTATTCTCTTTTAGCAAGGATATCGCGCATGCTAGATCTGGGTCACCATGATCACCGCCGTCCAATTCCCAATCTTTTCCACATATATCATTCAAACCAGATCCAAGGCCTGTGGGTCCATTATGTGCAAGTAATATAAGAAAATGATCCTCCGGTGTACCAAGAGCAGCTTTCTGGATTTTCTTGGCACTCCCATCCATGTCTTTGATTCCATATCTTGCAGACAACAACTTATTTCGAAATAATGATTTACCCCCAACAGAAAATGGCCGTCCACCAACAACACTTACTTGTATCAGAGGTAAATCTAAACGTTCATAAGCCACGTGCTCCTTGCCAAGACATTCTAGCTGAAGTTGAACTTTATCTTTATCCTTCTCACTGCGAGAAAACTTCTTAGTACTCCAACAATCGTGGTTTCCTAATATAACTGCTTTagcaaattcaatatttgcaaCACTCCGAACGACTTCAAGATTTTCTTCACCAAAATCACCTGTAAAGAGCACCAAATCTGGTTGGAGAAACTGAAGTGCCTTGGAATCTTGTTCAAAGTTCCAGCAATCATGCACATCACCGACGATAACAATTCGAATTGAAGAAGACAAAGCCATTGAAGAGCACAGGTTGAAAACTGTTTATACAAAAGACATAAAAGatcaaacaattaaaatatttcatcaaCATAATAAATCACAAACAATTAACCATAGCACCAACTTCATAACACCATCCTAAGTAAGACAATAATTTAATCTACTAATCAAATACACAAAACATGACAATATAAATTTGGATGTAGTGATCAAATGAAACCCTTAAGGCCAAACAGTTACACAACTCAAAGCATTGCTTGGGACTCCATTGTCGACAGAATCACAGGAACAAACAAAAACACTATGAGTCAAAAACACTATAACACAATGAATCAACAACACTATAACACaatgaataaaaaatgaaacaaaaacacAACCAACAGAAACACAATCAATAAAAAACACTATAACacaataaaaatttcataaaccctaaaatactaaaatcccaattcataattttcaaaaaaaccctaaaatcaagaTCTATTACCTTGCTAATGTTGCCTTCACCGCTCGAATCTCCGAGATGAAGGGTCGTGGTGGTGAAATCGTACAGAAATCGCACAGCAAATCAAACAGAAAATGGAGAAAGTCAGACGCACAGAGTAGAGAGAAGATTGAGGAACACGAGCGATGTTGGTCGTGGACAATGGTGGCTCGCCGCCGCTGGTTTAGATGTTGAGTGGTGGTGATGTGGGAATAGTTTCACGATGAGATGAGAGAATTTATTTTAGAGACAAGTTTGAAATTGTATTATGAGAATGGCTTTTCAGACTGTGAGTGTCATGGGTCAAGGTACAAAAAACAAGGGAATAAATTTATATGACTAATTTGATTGAAACTTGGGGGCAAAGTCTCTATAATATCTCCCtttagattttgtaaaattttatatccttttgttttttttttttatatatatattttgggatctttttatatttatttttttgcatgatctgctcttattattatttttattaagatcttatacttttttttatttttccaataataataataaaaaaccgaaaataaaaaataaaaataataattttaaaaaaacaatttttgtgactcttttttttaataaaataaaacacataaaaaGACTTAAGTGGGACTCAAACTTGTGACCTTGTGCTCACATGCACTTATAAACCATTGGTATTACCACACAAGCTAATAGACACATTTGAAAGAAGATTGCATTACAAATAATATAACATTGGAAAAAGAAAGTCAAAATTTGGGGTACGACACAAGTGACACAATTTAGGATTCTCTTCGGTTATGTGGTAATGATTTCTACGATTATTTAGAGATAGATAGTATAATTTGTATTTTGGAACTTATTTTAAAGATGGTTTAGACAAATGAGAAAACAAAGTTATCAAATCTTCATGACTTGAAATTACATCTTACCTCGCTTAGTGCGTTGGAATGACTAAATCCGAGTAAACCACTAATTTGTTCTCTGATTTTACAAGACACTTTCAAAAAGTCCGgtgaatatttcaaaaaaagtCCCTAAAAGCATCTACATTCATGCCACCCAACTTGGTGGTATAAAATATGTGGGGATCCCTCTAATGAGATATTGTAATGACACCTTAATCTTTTGCCCTTTGTTTTTACCAAATCCCAACTAATGAACAAATACTACTCCAGTAGCCTACTAATGCACATTAACATCTAATGTGTCATCTAGTATGAGTGAGATGCATGTAAAAAAGAGAATGTAAATTAAGTATCTTACAAGGAGTGTATCAGATGCTTCAGTCCTGATATAAGCCCTTGTTTTTCAATAAGATAaccattcattcatttttatcATAAGAGACAATATATAGTATCCATCTATATATGCATCATACTTAACAGTAATTAATAACAAAGTTATAATAAAAGAGAAAGGATTAAAATTAAAGCAGAACAAAATTAACACCAGAACAAAATTGCAACAAGGCAACGAATCCCCCAAACATAGAATTTTATAAACTCCACCTAACAAAACTATAAGCATAAGATACAACTCATAAAGAATCAATATGGAATCTAACTTTGGACCTGCTACTGAGAAATAGATGAAAACACGCCACCAAGTTGAATTAACCACAGCAGCAACACACTAAAAAGACTAAAACAAATTAAGGGTTGGAATTGCGGCTTGAGGTCAGGGATCGCTCAAATCAATTGACAGGACAAGTGTCAAACACaatctcaaaatcaaaattacaaaaagaagATGCAGATGCAGTAACAactgaagaaaaagaaagcacATACTTGTTAAGCAATGTCATAGCATCATTAGGCCAAAATTGCATTGTGATGTATCAAGATAGTTTGTTAGCTTGTGTCACAagttagttagttggttaggCCTTGTGTTAGTTTTGAGTTGCTTATTGTAATCCCTATATAAGGGCACCTTGTAtgttgattaatgaaatgaaaaacaTTTCCCTTTCTCCTAACAATACTGAGATTATTGGCACAAATCTTGAGAGTTTAACTTTGTTAGTAATTAACCTTATGCTTCAAAAACGATACCAGTGTCTCTATCCTTTCGCTGACTTCCATCCTTATCGACCCAGTAAAGCTTCAATTTCTTGTGATCAATGAAAAAACATGAATTCTCAAATCTATCAGATTCAATCTATCAGATGAGTGAGAATCTGCAAATCTATCAGATTcaatctgatgatgatgatgatgtgttttaaaccctaatttttgtAGAATTCCTAAATTTCAatatcactcttttttttttttttggttacaaatttCAATATCACTCTAACcgtaacaaaataaatactctGCAGGTCCCAACTGTATTGATCCTGTCTCTGGTCGTAAAATTTGTGCTTGTGGTCGTTACTGTGTTGATTTTAATTCTGCTGAGTATTCTGagaattttcttttgaatcCCAAACAACGTTTTCTTACGCCTATTCCGGGCATGTTAGTACCTTCCTACAATTGGCCTTTTGTGGACGAGATGGTTGCTAATTGCCAAGTCCGATGATAAAACTCTTGTCGTAAGCCATATCACAGCTGAAATAGGTGATAAAGCTGATTTCGGTAAGCTTTTCGAGCCTTTTGGTGAGGTCAAAAGTGTCACCCTTGCCCCTATTAATCTTCGAAAGGGTACCCATCGTGGGGGATTTGGCTTTGTTACCTTTGTCAACAAGGAAGATGCTCAGCAGGCTATGGACACACTCAATGTCTCTGAAAAAACTAGAGTTAACATTCATTGAATTTTGCATTGAGCTACTGTGACTAATAATTAAAcaataacttaatttttttttttttgactaaaaaacaataacttaAGTTGTAGCCTACAATACACGCTATTACAATACAAATAGATGGATCAAAGTTTAAACATGCACGTCCATGAAGAGTTACATTTACTACTTCTAAACACCAAAACTTTCTTGATTATTCAATAATCACTTTCCACTtaccatcaacaaaaaaaacaagataCACTAATTCAAGTCAAACTACTAATGCTCTAgtcttctactttttttttttttttcttttcatttttcttgagATTATTCTCAAATATCACAttgcatacttgtcaaacaccAGCAAATTTCCCCAACCTATCTCTTAAAATCTTCAGTCCCATGTACCTGTCacaaacataaatatatattagcATGCAAGAGGTAATGATCATTGTTTATTTAGGTTGCTTGCCGAAGGCGTTATCTATATTTAGACTTATCTTCTGGCATAAACACTTGTGTTCGGGAGCTTAATAAAATAGACGTTAACATgtttataaattgttttcagcttatttcgataaattactaaagaaatGGAATCATCATTTCGGTAATTAGATCTATGCACTTACCTGCCCATCATCATGACAGTAGCTTGAGGATTAGTTCCTGGTGACTCGGTAAATGTCGATCCATCTATGACACGAAGTCTGTTAACGCCAAGAACCTTATGATCCGAGTCGACGACCTTCCCTACATGACATCCACCATGATAGTGCCAAATAGTAATCACAGTATCTTTACAAAATTGTTCTAGTGATTTCGTGTCATTGACATGCTTCGGTATGAGGTTAACATTAGCCTTCACAGTGCTGTTGAGAAGTTGTTCTGTAGTTTCTCTGACACACATAGTAAGGTTTGTGAAGTGCTGTGACTGAACAACCTTTGTTACTAACTGGATTCCCTCGACGCAGCGTTGAAGATCGGCAGGGTGACTGAAGTAGTTGAATGTAACAGCAGGGTTGTCTTCTACATTGGTGTTGATCAATCTGAGATCACCTGTTGACCATGGATTTGCAACTTTTGTTAAGATGAAGCCTCCCTTAAATGCTTCAATTGGAATGTCTTTTTTGTTCTTCATAAAAGCTTTAATAGCTTCTTCTGATCTTTGCTTTGGAGGAATTGTGGAGAGCTGTCCAATCTAGTttatcataaaaacaaaaattatttctatgcatatttcttttagtttatattgaagcacagacactcctcagattaggcgtgtcccggtgtcggacacgcGTCAGTGTCAGACACCGgcacgacaccgacacttatgattacattgaatc
Coding sequences within it:
- the LOC123894138 gene encoding uncharacterized protein LOC123894138 — protein: MALSSSIRIVIVGDVHDCWNFEQDSKALQFLQPDLVLFTGDFGEENLEVVRSVANIEFAKAVILGNHDCWSTKKFSRSEKDKDKVQLQLECLGKEHVAYERLDLPLIQVSVVGGRPFSVGGKSLFRNKLLSARYGIKDMDGSAKKIQKAALGTPEDHFLILLAHNGPTGLGSGLNDICGKDWELDGGDHGDPDLACAISLLKENNQISIPLVVFGHMHKELAHGNEFRKMIVVGTDNTIYLNGAIVPRVKSFGDDNKRSLDDESSLSSPEAKGTTRAFTLVELSKGRVTRVAESWVSVVEDKTTLKEEHILFEGN